The following is a genomic window from Neofelis nebulosa isolate mNeoNeb1 chromosome 12, mNeoNeb1.pri, whole genome shotgun sequence.
GGCAGTGTGGGAGCAGAGGGGTAGGGAATGGAGCTGCAGAGTTAGGCTCTGAGATCTTTGAGAAGTCTGAAAAGGCAGGGAGTGGACTGGAGGACCCTTGGACCCAGTGAGTAGGGGGTCCTGGGGAAAGACTGTCACCTGGACCGAAGCCAGGCCCTCTAGTGTCCCTTTCATCTGTCCTGGCCAGTTCAGGGTCAGTCTACCTATCCTAGAGCAGTCATCTTTGGGGCCtggagttgggggaagggagagaaagtaaTTTCACATGTCCTCACAGTGACAAGGACATCTATGGGTCCTCGGGAGTATTATCTCCTTTCATCCTTGGAATCCAATGAGGCAGGTTCTGTCATTaagcccattttgcagaggaggaaaccgaggcccagagaactCACATGGCACAGCCAGGACTGGGCAGGGCTTCATGGTGGGGGTGCACCTGGTGGCAGGaactcccctccctctgctcttagGTATTCAACCCTGGGCCACAGTAACCAGGAAACCAGGAGTCTCCCTCTTtggcaggtgggaggggggtAGTCCTGGGCATTAACTCCACTGAGTGCCCTTTGGCTTCTCTGCTTGGCCACAGTTTCCCCATCTGGCCAGGATTGCTTGAGATGGCAAGGTAGAAAGGGCTTTGGGAATTGTAAAGGACAGCAGAGATGTCTGTGTGGGGGCCTCTGCTTCCCTGTTTATAGCTGCCTCCTCCAGCCTTCCACTGTATAATTCAGCATCCCAGAATGTATCCTCATCCGCCCAGCCCTAAGTTTTTGTCCATGCCTTTTCCTGGGTACCTGCTGCCTTACCTCCCAGATCCACCTGTAGAAATCCTCCCTCTCCCAAGGCAAGATCTGTTTGGTGTTTTTGGTGCAGAATGAGTGTATTGTTGTTTCCACGccctccaggaaggcttcctggaccACTCTACCTCGCCTACACTTTATCTTCTGCCTCCTAAAAGCCGCTCGGGTCTTTGCCGCTGTCCAGTACGGTGGTGCTGACCTTATTCTGCTCAAATGTTCATGTCGCTTTTGCTTCCCCTCCTAGACTAGGAGcttccttgaggacagggactggTTTGTTTATTGCCTCATTTACTCCTGGCACGTAGCACAGGGTCTGGAACATAGTAGGACTAATTGAGATTTCCTTATTCCTGCTGGTCTAGGGACTCATGGGTGAGGACCTTTCTGGCACCTGTGCCAAAGTCTTCCCAGGGTCCAAGGATGAAAGCAGCtcacctggggtggggagggggtgggagagaagaagggagggggctTCAGACTGGAAGCCAACTCTTTGCTGTCTCCTGCCCAGTTCTCCAAGGAGAAGTACATCCTGGACTCCTCACCTGAGAAACTGCACAAGGAGTTGGAGGAGGAACTCAAACTCAGCAGCACAGATCTCCGCAGCCATGCCTGGTACCATGGCCGCATCCCCCGTGAGGTGAGTGGACCCCGGGTGGGACTTCAGCCCTAGATGCTTCCATCCACCACCTTGGCCAGCCCTGCCCAGATAGGCTCTGAGCCATTGCTTGGTAGATTCAATCTGAGTGGATGGCAATGAGGTCTAGCTCTATGGGGCTATACATTGGCCTCTCGTGCATTTGGCTAGTGAGTGTCAATGCCAAGGAGTCTCAGTTTTGGCACAGTTGCGTTTCTGGGCTGAGGCACAGACAAGCTGATAGTCACCTATTCCCTCTCTCACCATGCTTTCAGTCTTTGTCAAGCATCAACtctgtcaggccctgtgctgggcaccaagaatgcagagagaaaaggggtggTGGCTTCCCCGGAGGGCTGGTAGTCCAAGGTGGGGGCTGACGGGTAGGCAGTCAGAGCCCAGTGGAGGAAGTGCAAGAATGGAGTGCCCAGCAGGGAATGTGGGCGAGCCCTGAGGAGGGGGCACTGATGAGAGAGGCCAGTGAAAGATGGATAAGAGTTCATCAGGTGGGCAGGGTGGGAAGGTTGGTCCAGGCAGAAAAAGCAGCCGGAGGGTATGAAGGCCCAgagccatgtgagaacacagggTCCTTGGAGGAATGAGGATTGGGAATTCACTCTGTCCAGCTCGGGCCCTAAGAAGGAGCAGGTCTGAGACCTGAGTTTCAGATTGTGTGACCGCCAGTGCCCCCAGACTCGGTGTCCCCGTAACACACATACCAGGGTGTTATTCCTCCCATTCCTGAGCCTCTGTGCACCAGACCCAGGGCCTGTGGCTGCATTGCCCCCTTGAATCTGGGTCACTGTTTCCTCCCTCCCAAACTTTAGATATCTCTGTTCACTGTGTCCCCCAGATCCTGGgtctggccctctcctgcccctgccctactccaGCCTGACCACTGCCTCCCACAGGTATCAGAGACCCTGGTGCAGCGCAATGGCGACTTCCTCATCCGGGACTCACTCACCAGCCTGGGTGACTATGTCCTCACCTGCCGCTGGCGCAACCAGGCCTTGCACTTCAAGATCAACAAGGTTGTGGTGAAGGCGGGTGAGAGCTACACCCACATCCAGTACCTGTTTGAGCAGGAGAGCTTCGACCACGTGCCCGCCCTCGTGCGGTACCACGTGGGCAGTCGCAAGGCTGTGTCCGAACAGAGCGGGGCCATCATCTACTGCCCCGTCAATCGCACCTTCCCGCTGCGCTACCTGGAGGCCTGCTATGGCTTGGGCCAGGGCAGTGGCAAGGCTGctggcccctccagcccctcggGCCCCAAGGGCAGCCACATGAAGCGGCGCAGCGTCACCATGACTGACGGGCTCACCGCTGACAAGGTCACCCGTAGCGATGGCTGCCCCACCAGGTAAGCGAGGACCCCACCCTAGGCCTCCGTCTCCCCATTTGGCAAGTCGGGGTATCAGTCATCAGAGTGCTAGTGAGGGACAGAAGGCCCAGCCACACTGAACTGGGCGGAATTATTGTCCTGGAGCCTCAGTGTCCTTCCTGCAGCGAGGAAGAGGAAGGGCGAGCGAAGGGTTTGCAGGCAGCCAGGTGCCGGTTGCAGCCTCAGCTCTGCCATGACTAGCTGAGCTCtctgggccctgcccctcctcctttctcacGACCACGTTCCTGCCCATAAAGGGCCCCTACTCAGCCCCCTGGCCTAGGGGGGCCCCTGGCTGCCGTCCTGTCCCTGCCACCGCTgctacccctccccacccacctgcctagGGTAAGGCGGGCATCAGAGCAGAGGGCTTTGCAGTGTGCAAACCACTGCACAGGGCATGGGACGTCCCGACAACATTTTGGTGACACCTGGTTGCTTCTGGGGCGGCGTGAGACGAGGCCGGGAAAAGCCACAGCAGCGACTCATTCCTGAGACCCCAGTGTGCACCCTGCCCTGTGCTGAGTGCTCTCTGTGCCCAGGCTCGTCAACTCCCATGTCCACAGGAGCTGGCTCCTGTGTACACAcccaccttacagatgaggagataGGTTTAGAGAGGCGAAGCCACTTGCTGGAGAAGGGTGAGACCGAGGTTCAAATCCAGGTCCGCGACTCCAAAGTCTATACCCCTAATTCCTATGGCCTCCCCGGCCTTTGGCAAAGAGACCTGCCGTCCTGTGCCACCAGCACTTGCATGGGTCCCATCTCCCTAGGCCTGCGCTGGGTGCCATCAGCCAAGAAATTGCTGTTTGGAAACCCTTTGGGCAGTAGCCGCTTTGCCTGTGGTTTAGAACCAGTGACCGTAATTGTGCCAGGATCTGGCATTCTGAACATAGTGTGGGACCACTGAGGAGGTGCCAGGCTGGGGGGCGTAGTTCCCTTAGGCTCCCCATCCTTTCTGCTAGGCCTACTTCTCAGACAGTTCTCCAAGTGGGGGCAAGGTTCTCCGGGAAGAGAGCAGTTGTGTGGGTGGTGGACTGCACAAACACTTCCTCCTCTGGGCTTCGGGTTTGTATTTGCCAATCGGGGGGTTGGACTCTACAATCCCCAAGCCTTTTCTGCCTCTGAAGTTCAGTCAATCTAGGATGGAGGGAGAGGTGACAGTCCTAAGGCCAGCTGAGGACTCTGCCCTCTGGGCTTTCTGGTCATGAAGGTGTCTGCTCCACAGCACATCACTGCCCCACCCCCGGGAATCCATCCGCAACTGTGCCCTCAGCATGGACCAGATCCCAGACCTGCACTCGCCCATGTCTCCCATCTCTGAGAGTCCCAGCTCCCCCGCCTACAGTACTGGTATGGCCACTGGAGGGGGAGGGCCAGGTGGGGGGGATCTAGTGGGAGTGACCTtgtatgtgcacgtgtgctcCGTCTTTGATGACTTCTGTTacagtgtgtgagtgtgtgtgtttctacCTCTTTACTGAGAATGATGCCCTGTAAGAATTTACACTAAAAACCAGCCAGCAGAACTACTGATATTGACACACAAAACATATCCGtggctcattcattcagcagtgATTTGTTGAGCCCTTACTGGGCACTAGGCACTGTGCATGAAGAGGTTTCCAGTGCATTCTCCAGAGTGCAGTGAAGCCTGTTAAAGGCTCGCTGTGTTACTGAACCTGGCCTCAAATGCTGGGAAGTGGGCTTATACAGCAATACTCAGCCCCCACGAGTCAAGCGCCTTTCACATGTAGGGTGTCCTACTGGGCCCTGCGTTGGCTGGGACTTAACGCATCCTTGCTTCCAAATGGCTGGCTCAGACAGGCTAGTCTTGttgtgcttttctctttctttctttctttctttctttttcttttttccttttaaatagccttgaatttttttttagagcagtttcagggTCATAGCAAGATTGAGCGGCAAGTACAGAGcactgtgccttttttttttttttttgatataaagAAAATTCCTGTTGCAGACACATGCCACTACTTCGTTTCTGAAAGTAAAAAAACGAGTGTTTTCCATGGGCCATAGTGCATATTGTCCATGTGGCAGGCAAAGTGTGCAGGGAGGCTGGTGTTCTGGAAGGAACCTTTGCCTGCAGGGGCTCTGGTGCAGTGTGGTCTACACAGGGTGTCACAAATCCCTCCCTAAGCACAGGCCCGCGGACTTGTCATCACTACAAACTTCCCTGCAAAACAACTCCCCTGAGGGCAAACGTTGAAATTCCTTGCCACAGATTATTTATTGGGCATTTTCTAAGCAACATGGCAGTGTAAAGCATCCAGGGTTGAGGATTTAAACCCCAGCCGTATCCCTTGCTGGGTAGGAGAGCTCAGGCAGATCAattcacctccctgagcctcagtgttttTGTGGTAGAATGAGGTTCATGAAAATACTTGCTTCCCAGGATGTTAGGGTTAAGTGGACTGATGTGCAAAGAAGGATCTTGCAGGGAGTAAGAGCTCAATATACATCACCTCTAAATTTGGATGGTGGTTTTGCTGTGGCTGACCAGGGTATTGCCAGCATGGCACCAGCTCCTGGCACATGTGTCCTCAATGAATCATTAGTGCTAATTCCCTGAGAAATAATTCCACACAGTGAACTCCCAGCAAGGGCTTATTAGCATCCCTGAGTCATGGAAATCTCCAAGTAGTTCAGTGGTTCCCCAAGGCTGCAGCAGCCTTAGGGTAGGAGCGTGTGAATTCCTGGGGTCCAGAGGACTTAAGAGCATCATAGAGGCCCGGTGAGTTGGCCGGAGCCTGTTGGGCCTGGCCTgggtgcagggaggtgggggcatCACCCCTGTAGGGTGGATGGAGCCTGTCCTTTGGGAAGAGGGTAGAACCTCACTGGATGGGGAGCCCTGGTAACTAGTTCTCTCCCTTTATCTCCCTGCAGTGACCCGTGTCCACGCCGCCCCTGCAGCTCCCTCTGCCACAGCGCTGCCTGCCTCCCCTGTCACCCGCCGCTCCAGTGAACCCCAGCTGTGTCCTGGAAGTGCCCCAAAGCCCCCTGGGGAATCGGACAAGGGCCCTTATGCCAGTCCCTCCCACACGCTCTGCAAGGCCTCCCCATCACCGTCGCTTAGCAGCTACAGTGACCCGGACTCTGGCCATTACTGCCAGCTCCAGCCTCCTGTCCGTGGCAGCCGAGAGTGGGCAGCGGCTGAGGCCTCCAGCCGGCAGGCCAGGAGCTACGGGGAGAGGCTAAAGGAACTGTCAGAAAATGGGGCCCCCGAGGGGGACTGGGGCAGGGCCTTCACGGTCCCCATTGTGGAAGCCACCTCTTCCTTCAACCCAGCCACCTTCCAGTCCCTACTGATCCCCAAGGATAACCGGCCACTGGAGGTGGGCCTCCTGCGCAAGGTCAAGGAGCTGCTAGCAGAGGTGGATGCCCGGACGCTGGCCCGGCACGTCACCAAAGTTGACTGCCTGGTAGGTGCTGGGTGAGCACCAGGGCAGAGAGAACACCTCTGTCCTCTGGCTTTGGGACAGAGGTCGGGGTGGTGAGGAGCTAGCCCCTAAATTCCCCAAGTATAGCTAGTGGGCCTGGATTCTGGCTTCACAGTTGTcctttacttgctgtgtgactctgggctgatcactttacctctctgcgccttcattttctccttttaaacaaACAACAAGATAGTCTTGCTTCCTCCAGTTTGGCACTAGAACTGGGCAGTGGGGAAAGTTCACGGTGTATGGCTCCCTGGGGCACTTTTTCAGCTTGCTAAGATTCAGCCTGGCTGTTCCCCGGAATGTAAAACGTAGAAGCCTAGACTACCAGCCCCCATGCCCCCTAGTGGACAAAATAAGCAAAACTCATAACCTAGACTCTTAAATTGTCAATGCCTGGGCCTTTGCTTGAATGAATCTTGACCATCTAAGGACCCAgactctgcacctcagtttctccctctgaagttttggggggggggcactgatTACTTCATTTGGAGGCCACATTGGTCTCTGAgctcaggaagcaagaaaagggGGGTAGAGATATTGCCCTGTGGGGAGGGCTAGGCGTGAAGGGAGCATCTCTGGGTTCTCGGCccagtgtgtgaccttggacaagccctTTCCCTCCCTGGGTCTGAGATTTGCCTTCTGGAATAAGAGTATCCTGGTCACCTCTAGCACAGATCAAACACCTCTGGGCATTTTCCCGTTTGTCCCTCATTTCCGTGAAAATGAGGTTCATTTGCTCCGTGGCAGAGGGttagagctggaattcaaacccggCCTCCCAGCCACGCTGCCCTCCTAGATAAAGCTCTCTGACTCCCAGATGGCTTGGGCCAGCCGCGACAGGAAATTAATCAGCCCTCTGGGCGTCCTTGCAGGTTGCTAGGATACTGGGCGTTACCAAGGAGATGCAGACCCTAATGGGAGTCCGCTGGGGCATGGAGCTGCTCACCCTCCCCCATGGCCGGCAGCTACGACTAGACCTGCTGGAAAGGTAAGGCAAGCACCGGCGCCCGAGGACTcgaggagggtggggggatccCCGGGCTACCTCGCGGCCCTTTTGCTTGGCTGGTTAGCCAATCAGAGTCTCTTAGCCCTGCTCCCATGGATTCTGGCTACGCCCTCTATCCATCGACGAATCGCTACTTCCCGGGGTGCATCTCCAAGCAATTCTAGTTTCCCTAAAGACGGAGTCCTCTTATCTCGGGCTTCATCTTTTGCACCCTCTTGACCAATCACACTCCACGAGCCTTGGCCCCGCCCATCAGCTCCAGCTACTCTTGTTTCCTAAATCTGTTCAACCGGGTGAATTCCGCTGATCGATCACAAGCCCCTCAGCCTAGCGCTCAAAagcctctggcccctcccccgACTTATACTGACCAATCAGA
Proteins encoded in this region:
- the SH2D3C gene encoding SH2 domain-containing protein 3C isoform X12 codes for the protein MSVTGTQRFSKEKYILDSSPEKLHKELEEELKLSSTDLRSHAWYHGRIPREVSETLVQRNGDFLIRDSLTSLGDYVLTCRWRNQALHFKINKVVVKAGESYTHIQYLFEQESFDHVPALVRYHVGSRKAVSEQSGAIIYCPVNRTFPLRYLEACYGLGQGSGKAAGPSSPSGPKGSHMKRRSVTMTDGLTADKVTRSDGCPTRCLLHSTSLPHPRESIRNCALSMDQIPDLHSPMSPISESPSSPAYSTVTRVHAAPAAPSATALPASPVTRRSSEPQLCPGSAPKPPGESDKGPYASPSHTLCKASPSPSLSSYSDPDSGHYCQLQPPVRGSREWAAAEASSRQARSYGERLKELSENGAPEGDWGRAFTVPIVEATSSFNPATFQSLLIPKDNRPLEVGLLRKVKELLAEVDARTLARHVTKVDCLVARILGVTKEMQTLMGVRWGMELLTLPHGRQLRLDLLERFHTMSIMLAVDILGCTGSAEERAALLHKTIQLAAELRGTMGNMFSFAAVMGALDMAQIARLEQTWVTLRQRHTEGAILYEKKLKPFLKSLNEGKEGPPLSNTTFPHVLPLITLLECDSAPAEGPEPWGSTEHGVEVILAHLEAARTVAHHGGLYHTNAEVKLQGFQARPELLEVFSTEFQMRLLWGSQGASSNQARRYEKFDKVLTALSHKLEPAVRSSEL
- the SH2D3C gene encoding SH2 domain-containing protein 3C isoform X6; translated protein: MAPSPPLAGWRVGSPRPASPLLPRQGDEVIAPPRGTRSRCPARSVPAPLPRRPPPPAPARPRTPGPTMTERCSLWSALSAAACCFYRGSFVQVQFSKEKYILDSSPEKLHKELEEELKLSSTDLRSHAWYHGRIPREVSETLVQRNGDFLIRDSLTSLGDYVLTCRWRNQALHFKINKVVVKAGESYTHIQYLFEQESFDHVPALVRYHVGSRKAVSEQSGAIIYCPVNRTFPLRYLEACYGLGQGSGKAAGPSSPSGPKGSHMKRRSVTMTDGLTADKVTRSDGCPTSTSLPHPRESIRNCALSMDQIPDLHSPMSPISESPSSPAYSTVTRVHAAPAAPSATALPASPVTRRSSEPQLCPGSAPKPPGESDKGPYASPSHTLCKASPSPSLSSYSDPDSGHYCQLQPPVRGSREWAAAEASSRQARSYGERLKELSENGAPEGDWGRAFTVPIVEATSSFNPATFQSLLIPKDNRPLEVGLLRKVKELLAEVDARTLARHVTKVDCLVARILGVTKEMQTLMGVRWGMELLTLPHGRQLRLDLLERFHTMSIMLAVDILGCTGSAEERAALLHKTIQLAAELRGTMGNMFSFAAVMGALDMAQIARLEQTWVTLRQRHTEGAILYEKKLKPFLKSLNEGKEGPPLSNTTFPHVLPLITLLECDSAPAEGPEPWGSTEHGVEVILAHLEAARTVAHHGGLYHTNAEVKLQGFQARPELLEVFSTEFQMRLLWGSQGASSNQARRYEKFDKVLTALSHKLEPAVRSSEL
- the SH2D3C gene encoding SH2 domain-containing protein 3C isoform X7; this encodes MAPSPPLAGWRVGSPRPASPLLPRQGDEVIAPPRGTRSRCPARSVPAPLPRRPPPPAPARPRTPGPTMTERCSLWSALSAAACCFYRGSFVQFSKEKYILDSSPEKLHKELEEELKLSSTDLRSHAWYHGRIPREVSETLVQRNGDFLIRDSLTSLGDYVLTCRWRNQALHFKINKVVVKAGESYTHIQYLFEQESFDHVPALVRYHVGSRKAVSEQSGAIIYCPVNRTFPLRYLEACYGLGQGSGKAAGPSSPSGPKGSHMKRRSVTMTDGLTADKVTRSDGCPTSTSLPHPRESIRNCALSMDQIPDLHSPMSPISESPSSPAYSTVTRVHAAPAAPSATALPASPVTRRSSEPQLCPGSAPKPPGESDKGPYASPSHTLCKASPSPSLSSYSDPDSGHYCQLQPPVRGSREWAAAEASSRQARSYGERLKELSENGAPEGDWGRAFTVPIVEATSSFNPATFQSLLIPKDNRPLEVGLLRKVKELLAEVDARTLARHVTKVDCLVARILGVTKEMQTLMGVRWGMELLTLPHGRQLRLDLLERFHTMSIMLAVDILGCTGSAEERAALLHKTIQLAAELRGTMGNMFSFAAVMGALDMAQIARLEQTWVTLRQRHTEGAILYEKKLKPFLKSLNEGKEGPPLSNTTFPHVLPLITLLECDSAPAEGPEPWGSTEHGVEVILAHLEAARTVAHHGGLYHTNAEVKLQGFQARPELLEVFSTEFQMRLLWGSQGASSNQARRYEKFDKVLTALSHKLEPAVRSSEL
- the SH2D3C gene encoding SH2 domain-containing protein 3C isoform X4, translated to MAPSPPLAGWRVGSPRPASPLLPRQGDEVIAPPRGTRSRCPARSVPAPLPRRPPPPAPARPRTPGPTMTERCSLWSALSAAACCFYRGSFVQVQFSKEKYILDSSPEKLHKELEEELKLSSTDLRSHAWYHGRIPREVSETLVQRNGDFLIRDSLTSLGDYVLTCRWRNQALHFKINKVVVKAGESYTHIQYLFEQESFDHVPALVRYHVGSRKAVSEQSGAIIYCPVNRTFPLRYLEACYGLGQGSGKAAGPSSPSGPKGSHMKRRSVTMTDGLTADKVTRSDGCPTRCLLHSTSLPHPRESIRNCALSMDQIPDLHSPMSPISESPSSPAYSTVTRVHAAPAAPSATALPASPVTRRSSEPQLCPGSAPKPPGESDKGPYASPSHTLCKASPSPSLSSYSDPDSGHYCQLQPPVRGSREWAAAEASSRQARSYGERLKELSENGAPEGDWGRAFTVPIVEATSSFNPATFQSLLIPKDNRPLEVGLLRKVKELLAEVDARTLARHVTKVDCLVARILGVTKEMQTLMGVRWGMELLTLPHGRQLRLDLLERFHTMSIMLAVDILGCTGSAEERAALLHKTIQLAAELRGTMGNMFSFAAVMGALDMAQIARLEQTWVTLRQRHTEGAILYEKKLKPFLKSLNEGKEGPPLSNTTFPHVLPLITLLECDSAPAEGPEPWGSTEHGVEVILAHLEAARTVAHHGGLYHTNAEVKLQGFQARPELLEVFSTEFQMRLLWGSQGASSNQARRYEKFDKVLTALSHKLEPAVRSSEL
- the SH2D3C gene encoding SH2 domain-containing protein 3C isoform X11 yields the protein MTAVGRRCPSLGPRGAAGEPEAGGDYVKFSKEKYILDSSPEKLHKELEEELKLSSTDLRSHAWYHGRIPREVSETLVQRNGDFLIRDSLTSLGDYVLTCRWRNQALHFKINKVVVKAGESYTHIQYLFEQESFDHVPALVRYHVGSRKAVSEQSGAIIYCPVNRTFPLRYLEACYGLGQGSGKAAGPSSPSGPKGSHMKRRSVTMTDGLTADKVTRSDGCPTRCLLHSTSLPHPRESIRNCALSMDQIPDLHSPMSPISESPSSPAYSTVTRVHAAPAAPSATALPASPVTRRSSEPQLCPGSAPKPPGESDKGPYASPSHTLCKASPSPSLSSYSDPDSGHYCQLQPPVRGSREWAAAEASSRQARSYGERLKELSENGAPEGDWGRAFTVPIVEATSSFNPATFQSLLIPKDNRPLEVGLLRKVKELLAEVDARTLARHVTKVDCLVARILGVTKEMQTLMGVRWGMELLTLPHGRQLRLDLLERFHTMSIMLAVDILGCTGSAEERAALLHKTIQLAAELRGTMGNMFSFAAVMGALDMAQIARLEQTWVTLRQRHTEGAILYEKKLKPFLKSLNEGKEGPPLSNTTFPHVLPLITLLECDSAPAEGPEPWGSTEHGVEVILAHLEAARTVAHHGGLYHTNAEVKLQGFQARPELLEVFSTEFQMRLLWGSQGASSNQARRYEKFDKVLTALSHKLEPAVRSSEL
- the SH2D3C gene encoding SH2 domain-containing protein 3C isoform X3, which gives rise to MMTVPQSPPAYARSSDMYSHMGTMPRHSTKKARDPQATRETKEVGSESHLVPQDLPNPPGLEAAKEVVVGANAPLEDTPAVGPNPSVMGPTGEPEDPSADRKEERAPSNVPPERAAGEPEAGGDYVKFSKEKYILDSSPEKLHKELEEELKLSSTDLRSHAWYHGRIPREVSETLVQRNGDFLIRDSLTSLGDYVLTCRWRNQALHFKINKVVVKAGESYTHIQYLFEQESFDHVPALVRYHVGSRKAVSEQSGAIIYCPVNRTFPLRYLEACYGLGQGSGKAAGPSSPSGPKGSHMKRRSVTMTDGLTADKVTRSDGCPTRCLLHSTSLPHPRESIRNCALSMDQIPDLHSPMSPISESPSSPAYSTVTRVHAAPAAPSATALPASPVTRRSSEPQLCPGSAPKPPGESDKGPYASPSHTLCKASPSPSLSSYSDPDSGHYCQLQPPVRGSREWAAAEASSRQARSYGERLKELSENGAPEGDWGRAFTVPIVEATSSFNPATFQSLLIPKDNRPLEVGLLRKVKELLAEVDARTLARHVTKVDCLVARILGVTKEMQTLMGVRWGMELLTLPHGRQLRLDLLERFHTMSIMLAVDILGCTGSAEERAALLHKTIQLAAELRGTMGNMFSFAAVMGALDMAQIARLEQTWVTLRQRHTEGAILYEKKLKPFLKSLNEGKEGPPLSNTTFPHVLPLITLLECDSAPAEGPEPWGSTEHGVEVILAHLEAARTVAHHGGLYHTNAEVKLQGFQARPELLEVFSTEFQMRLLWGSQGASSNQARRYEKFDKVLTALSHKLEPAVRSSEL
- the SH2D3C gene encoding SH2 domain-containing protein 3C isoform X5 translates to MAPSPPLAGWRVGSPRPASPLLPRQGDEVIAPPRGTRSRCPARSVPAPLPRRPPPPAPARPRTPGPTMTERCSLWSALSAAACCFYRGSFVQFSKEKYILDSSPEKLHKELEEELKLSSTDLRSHAWYHGRIPREVSETLVQRNGDFLIRDSLTSLGDYVLTCRWRNQALHFKINKVVVKAGESYTHIQYLFEQESFDHVPALVRYHVGSRKAVSEQSGAIIYCPVNRTFPLRYLEACYGLGQGSGKAAGPSSPSGPKGSHMKRRSVTMTDGLTADKVTRSDGCPTRCLLHSTSLPHPRESIRNCALSMDQIPDLHSPMSPISESPSSPAYSTVTRVHAAPAAPSATALPASPVTRRSSEPQLCPGSAPKPPGESDKGPYASPSHTLCKASPSPSLSSYSDPDSGHYCQLQPPVRGSREWAAAEASSRQARSYGERLKELSENGAPEGDWGRAFTVPIVEATSSFNPATFQSLLIPKDNRPLEVGLLRKVKELLAEVDARTLARHVTKVDCLVARILGVTKEMQTLMGVRWGMELLTLPHGRQLRLDLLERFHTMSIMLAVDILGCTGSAEERAALLHKTIQLAAELRGTMGNMFSFAAVMGALDMAQIARLEQTWVTLRQRHTEGAILYEKKLKPFLKSLNEGKEGPPLSNTTFPHVLPLITLLECDSAPAEGPEPWGSTEHGVEVILAHLEAARTVAHHGGLYHTNAEVKLQGFQARPELLEVFSTEFQMRLLWGSQGASSNQARRYEKFDKVLTALSHKLEPAVRSSEL
- the SH2D3C gene encoding SH2 domain-containing protein 3C isoform X8, which gives rise to MTLFNRSTKSPGNKPENSSMHLLSTYFMPGNLTCINSAEAQKGCMRSAQFSKEKYILDSSPEKLHKELEEELKLSSTDLRSHAWYHGRIPREVSETLVQRNGDFLIRDSLTSLGDYVLTCRWRNQALHFKINKVVVKAGESYTHIQYLFEQESFDHVPALVRYHVGSRKAVSEQSGAIIYCPVNRTFPLRYLEACYGLGQGSGKAAGPSSPSGPKGSHMKRRSVTMTDGLTADKVTRSDGCPTRCLLHSTSLPHPRESIRNCALSMDQIPDLHSPMSPISESPSSPAYSTVTRVHAAPAAPSATALPASPVTRRSSEPQLCPGSAPKPPGESDKGPYASPSHTLCKASPSPSLSSYSDPDSGHYCQLQPPVRGSREWAAAEASSRQARSYGERLKELSENGAPEGDWGRAFTVPIVEATSSFNPATFQSLLIPKDNRPLEVGLLRKVKELLAEVDARTLARHVTKVDCLVARILGVTKEMQTLMGVRWGMELLTLPHGRQLRLDLLERFHTMSIMLAVDILGCTGSAEERAALLHKTIQLAAELRGTMGNMFSFAAVMGALDMAQIARLEQTWVTLRQRHTEGAILYEKKLKPFLKSLNEGKEGPPLSNTTFPHVLPLITLLECDSAPAEGPEPWGSTEHGVEVILAHLEAARTVAHHGGLYHTNAEVKLQGFQARPELLEVFSTEFQMRLLWGSQGASSNQARRYEKFDKVLTALSHKLEPAVRSSEL
- the SH2D3C gene encoding SH2 domain-containing protein 3C isoform X9, producing the protein MVQQKRKVLGEILKPTRGMPGGSSLGRAAGEPEAGGDYVKFSKEKYILDSSPEKLHKELEEELKLSSTDLRSHAWYHGRIPREVSETLVQRNGDFLIRDSLTSLGDYVLTCRWRNQALHFKINKVVVKAGESYTHIQYLFEQESFDHVPALVRYHVGSRKAVSEQSGAIIYCPVNRTFPLRYLEACYGLGQGSGKAAGPSSPSGPKGSHMKRRSVTMTDGLTADKVTRSDGCPTRCLLHSTSLPHPRESIRNCALSMDQIPDLHSPMSPISESPSSPAYSTVTRVHAAPAAPSATALPASPVTRRSSEPQLCPGSAPKPPGESDKGPYASPSHTLCKASPSPSLSSYSDPDSGHYCQLQPPVRGSREWAAAEASSRQARSYGERLKELSENGAPEGDWGRAFTVPIVEATSSFNPATFQSLLIPKDNRPLEVGLLRKVKELLAEVDARTLARHVTKVDCLVARILGVTKEMQTLMGVRWGMELLTLPHGRQLRLDLLERFHTMSIMLAVDILGCTGSAEERAALLHKTIQLAAELRGTMGNMFSFAAVMGALDMAQIARLEQTWVTLRQRHTEGAILYEKKLKPFLKSLNEGKEGPPLSNTTFPHVLPLITLLECDSAPAEGPEPWGSTEHGVEVILAHLEAARTVAHHGGLYHTNAEVKLQGFQARPELLEVFSTEFQMRLLWGSQGASSNQARRYEKFDKVLTALSHKLEPAVRSSEL